The Caretta caretta isolate rCarCar2 chromosome 15, rCarCar1.hap1, whole genome shotgun sequence genome window below encodes:
- the DRC10 gene encoding dynein regulatory complex protein 10 isoform X2, translating to MATEVATMLQLPYESTDSSSKSSVGNSQTPKKSAIKTSPLKLLDPGRSKLTTVETKRIISVLDETIFKIELISLITHITEFLDGLSTILGSELMDTFKEHEQLSNNMEALLTQLQSKGLLKQEDGRGDLVGTEEQIHRLQLHQQAVKSSIRNILRLFQADPLASQAVRDEAYARDLSAEMFIKNLSAFRGFLFEKLLTSPLEEQEKIQFMEEISLRDKKNTETIAALETELAAAIQSRDDEIMKKNAAIKDLKSHLLHLEKYSESHIQRTKQEAEKLQKGELRSSQGKCAKIQQDIHQLRAQLNVLIIDNRDSELALRKVPREGSSREASRPVKVLRNTKWRWKSRTGSRNMMLTWEKNRLSMRKSMLSILKRRPSLLS from the exons ATGGCAACAGAGGTAGCTACCATGCTTCAGTTGCCGTATGAGTCTACTGATTCAAGCAGCAAGTCCTCCGTGGGAAACAGTCAGACTCCAAAAAAGTCAGCGATCAAAACAAGCCCCCTAAAGCTCTTGGATCCAGGTCGTTCAAAACTTACCACTGTTGAGACGAAGAGGATCATATCTGTTTTGGATGAGACCATCTTTAAGATAGAACTGATCAGTCTGATCACTCACATTACTGAATTTCTGGATGGCTTAAGCACTATACTGGGATCTGAGCTCATGGATACCTTTAAGGAGCATGAGCAACTTTCAAACAACATGGAAGCGCTACTTACCCAGCTTCAAAGCAAAGGTCTCCTGAAGCAGGAAGATGGAAGAGGGGACCTTGTAGGAACTGAGGAACAAATCCACCGTCTTCAATTGCATCAGCAAGCTGTAAAAAGCTCTATCAGAAATATTCTGAGACTCTTTCAGGCTGACCCGCTAGCTTCTCAAGCCGTGAGAGATGAGGCCTATGCTAGGGATTTATCAGCtgaaatgtttattaaaaacCTTTCAGCGTTCCGGGGATTCTTGTTTGAGAAACTCCTGACTAGTCCCTTAGAAGAACAAGAAAAGATTCAATTCATGGAAGAAATCTCCCTCCGGGATAAGAAAAACACTGAAACCATCGCAGCTTTAGAGACAGAACTTGCAGCGGCAATCCAGAGTCGAGACGATGAG ATTATGAAAAAGAATGCTGCAATCAAGGATCTCAAAAGCCACTTACTTCATCTGGAGAAGTACTCTGAAAGCCACATCCAACGCACCAAGCAGGAAGCAGAGAAACTCCAAAAAGGGGAGCTGCGAAGTTCCCAGGGAAAGTGTGCCAAGATACAGCAAGATATACATCAGCTAAGAGCACAGCTCAATGTTCTCATCATAGACAATAGAGACTCAGAGCTGGCTCTCAGAAAGGTACCAAGGGAGGGGAGTTCTAGAGAAGCAAGCAGACCTGTTAAAGTGCT AAGAAATACAAAGTGGAGATGGAAATCGAGAACTGGATCCAGAAATATGATGCTGACATGGGAGAAAAACAG ACTGAGTATGAGGAAGTCGATGCTGTCTATACTGAAGAGAAGGCCCAGCTTGCTGAGCTGA
- the DRC10 gene encoding dynein regulatory complex protein 10 isoform X1 has product MATEVATMLQLPYESTDSSSKSSVGNSQTPKKSAIKTSPLKLLDPGRSKLTTVETKRIISVLDETIFKIELISLITHITEFLDGLSTILGSELMDTFKEHEQLSNNMEALLTQLQSKGLLKQEDGRGDLVGTEEQIHRLQLHQQAVKSSIRNILRLFQADPLASQAVRDEAYARDLSAEMFIKNLSAFRGFLFEKLLTSPLEEQEKIQFMEEISLRDKKNTETIAALETELAAAIQSRDDEIMKKNAAIKDLKSHLLHLEKYSESHIQRTKQEAEKLQKGELRSSQGKCAKIQQDIHQLRAQLNVLIIDNRDSELALRKKKYKVEMEIENWIQKYDADMGEKQTEYEEVDAVYTEEKAQLAELKKKYAVLEQEYSQIKEERRLSQEKKERAERELAIMVRAAIHIQAFWKGYLVRSLLKSKRKKKGKGKKSKK; this is encoded by the exons ATGGCAACAGAGGTAGCTACCATGCTTCAGTTGCCGTATGAGTCTACTGATTCAAGCAGCAAGTCCTCCGTGGGAAACAGTCAGACTCCAAAAAAGTCAGCGATCAAAACAAGCCCCCTAAAGCTCTTGGATCCAGGTCGTTCAAAACTTACCACTGTTGAGACGAAGAGGATCATATCTGTTTTGGATGAGACCATCTTTAAGATAGAACTGATCAGTCTGATCACTCACATTACTGAATTTCTGGATGGCTTAAGCACTATACTGGGATCTGAGCTCATGGATACCTTTAAGGAGCATGAGCAACTTTCAAACAACATGGAAGCGCTACTTACCCAGCTTCAAAGCAAAGGTCTCCTGAAGCAGGAAGATGGAAGAGGGGACCTTGTAGGAACTGAGGAACAAATCCACCGTCTTCAATTGCATCAGCAAGCTGTAAAAAGCTCTATCAGAAATATTCTGAGACTCTTTCAGGCTGACCCGCTAGCTTCTCAAGCCGTGAGAGATGAGGCCTATGCTAGGGATTTATCAGCtgaaatgtttattaaaaacCTTTCAGCGTTCCGGGGATTCTTGTTTGAGAAACTCCTGACTAGTCCCTTAGAAGAACAAGAAAAGATTCAATTCATGGAAGAAATCTCCCTCCGGGATAAGAAAAACACTGAAACCATCGCAGCTTTAGAGACAGAACTTGCAGCGGCAATCCAGAGTCGAGACGATGAG ATTATGAAAAAGAATGCTGCAATCAAGGATCTCAAAAGCCACTTACTTCATCTGGAGAAGTACTCTGAAAGCCACATCCAACGCACCAAGCAGGAAGCAGAGAAACTCCAAAAAGGGGAGCTGCGAAGTTCCCAGGGAAAGTGTGCCAAGATACAGCAAGATATACATCAGCTAAGAGCACAGCTCAATGTTCTCATCATAGACAATAGAGACTCAGAGCTGGCTCTCAGAAAG AAGAAATACAAAGTGGAGATGGAAATCGAGAACTGGATCCAGAAATATGATGCTGACATGGGAGAAAAACAG ACTGAGTATGAGGAAGTCGATGCTGTCTATACTGAAGAGAAGGCCCAGCTTGCTGAGCTGAAGAAGAAGTATGCTGTGCTTGAACAAGAGTATTCCCAGATCAAGGAGGAGAGGAGGCTATCCCAAGAGAAGAAGGAAAGAGCTGAGAGGGAACTGGCTATCATGGTCCGTGCTGCCATCCACATTCAGGCCTTCTGGAAGGGCTACTTGGTCAGGTCACTGTTAAAGTCAAAGAGAAAGAAGAAGGGAAAAGGCAAGAAGAGCAAGAAATAA